Part of the Arachis hypogaea cultivar Tifrunner chromosome 6, arahy.Tifrunner.gnm2.J5K5, whole genome shotgun sequence genome, atacccaaaaacaGAGCTactgtcgaagccaatttctccctctgcagacctccaattaaaatcttcaccgtccagaatgaagaactagatgtgaagaatctacagttcaaatttcacgtcgatccaacggtgaaagaatgagaaaataccgttccaaaattgctgctctgtgtaaaaacgggaaacctaatttctctcttgcaaagccaatttctctcactgcaaatctccaatcaacatctccaccgaccagaatgaagaacaagatgataggaacatgcagtttaaatttcaagccgatccaacggtgaacaattgagaaactgccatttgagatttactgctttgggcaaaaacagaaattctgtttttcccttctctctcacttggtggctactctctctcactctcaatgACCCCCAAAAATCTGAATTAGGGTTGTGGCACAATGGGTGCAAGAGACACCCTtaaaatgttgggcttgggcctcacaaaggagagaaaaaaacccaacaaatctcccccttctcgactaggtggaggctctcgccattccggcgatcaaacaacatgtttcaaactattctcttgacaatgcttttgtcatcatatcagcaccattgtcatcagtgtgaactttctcaagttccaacaacttgaaatctaacacatcccgtatccagtgatacctaacatcaatatgtttagatcttggatgaaaagtagaattcttggcaagatgaatagcactttggctatcacacaacaacacataacggtcttgcttgaaaccaagtgctgcaagaaacttcttcatccacaacaacgctttacatgcttcagttgctgcaataaactctgcctctgtggtagaaagtgcaacacacttttgtagccttgactgccatgaaatagctccccctgcaaacttgaccaaataacctgaagtagactttcgagaatcaatatctcctgccatgtctgcatcagtaaagccaactagcaaaggtttctcaccaccaaaactcaaactcaagttagttgtacctttgagatatctcataatccatttaacagcattccaatgttctttacctggattagagagaaaacgactcacagtaccaactgcatgagcaatgtctggtctagtacacaccatagcatacatcaagcttccaacagctgaggcataaggaatttcatccattgcttgtttctcctcatcagtggttggacactgcttggtacttaacttaaaatgaggagcaaaagaactagcaacacatttggcatcattcatgccaaacctttgaagcaccttctttatgtacttctcctgtgacaaataaagcttcttggaatctctataacgagtaatagtcatACCCAAAATTTGTTtggcaggacccaagtccttcatagcaaagaacttACTCAAttgtttcttcaactcattaatcctcaaagcattcttgcccacaatcaaaatatcatccacataaagcaaaaaaatgataaaatcatcatcagaaaatttttgcacaaatacacaatgatctgaagttgtcttacggtaaccatgcttccccataacagattcaaacttcttgtaccactgtcttggagcttgcttcaacccataaagactcttcttaagcttgcacacaaaatcttcctttcctttaacaacaaagcCCTCCGGTTGCTCCATGTAAATCTCCTTGtctaaatcaccatgaagaaaagctgtcttcacatccatttgctcaatctccaaatcaagagacgctgctaatccaagcacagcacgaatggatgacatcctcacaacaggagaaaagatctcctcataatcaacaccttttctctggctaaagcctctaacaaccaatctagccttataccgaggcttagaattgtgttcttcattcttgattctgaatacccatttgttcttcaaaactcgcatacccttcggtagcttcaccaactcataggtatcattctcaagcaaggacttcatttcttcttgcatagcttcaagccattgagctttgctttcatcttcaacagcctctccaaagcattcaggttctcccccatcagtcaacaaaacaaactcatgtggagaataccttgacAAAGGCTTTctctctcttgtagaccttctaagtgcatttgcaggaatttctaaagctggttcttcatcttgatcatcatcaccaacttcatcaagtattggatcaactgttccatcttcacttgcacttgtatcatgctcattattttgagcttcaactctaccatcttctaccataggcatagagggagtaatatccaagtcagaaaaatcatcactaggctgaaccattggcttttccgcattatcaacatccttcaatgtttggtcttcaacaaagacaacatctctactccgaatcaccttcttgttaacaggatcataaaacctataaccaaactcatccatgccatagccaataaaaatacattGCCTAGTTTTTACATCAAGcttagatctctcatctttaggaatatgaacaaaagctttacatccaaagactcttaaatgatcataagaaacatctttacctgaccataccttctctggcacttcaaattgcaagggaacacacggtgtccggttcaagacatgaacaacagtgctcaaagcttcaccccaaaaggattttgccaatccagactgtgacaataagcacctaactctttcaaccaatgttctgttcatcctttcagccaagccattcaactgaggagtcttcggaggagtcttctgatgtcttataccatgctctttacaataagcatcaaatggacctgagtactcaccaccattgtcagtacgaatacatttcaacttcttcccagtttctctttcaacagaagcttgaaattgcttgaacacattcaaaacttgatctttggtcttcaaagtgtaaacccataatttcctagaatgatcatcaataaaggttacgaaatagatagaccctccaagtgttcttgtcttcatcggcccacatacatcagaatgcaccaagtcaagtatctctGACTTCCTTGAAGGtgggtggctcttgaaagaaacCCTGTTCTGTTTCCCAGCAAAGCAATGGttgcacttttgcaaagcaaccttacaaccagataaaagatttctcttggataacatattcatgcccttctcactcatatgacataatctcttatgccataaatcagtttcatcaacaaactcagcagcattaacaacatctttcacaatctttgcttgagttaaataaagagtagagtgtcgagtacctctagcaacaaccatggaacccttggtgagcttccacttatcacgagagaatgagctatccaagtcttcatcacacaacttaccaacagaaagtaagttcaaccgaatatctggaacatgcttcacacgcttcaaagtcaacttggtaccATTGGAGGTTTCCAAGCAAACCTGTCCAACACCGGcacattttgcaacaccttgatgagccatttttacatcaccaaaatcaccaggagtataggacgtaaacaaatccctcctagatgtaacatgaatagaagcaccgctatcaatcacccaactagtgctattatcaacaaggttaacagattcaaactcctcaacaacaagaaaatcatcatgagttacattaaccttgtcttccttgctaccatcatctttatttgtgctcttgtctttacttgccttggctttctccttctttagctgccaacaaaatttcttcacatgtcccttttgaccacaatgatgacattcaatattcttatactttcctcgagacttgcttctgctttgatctctacctttaggacctcgacttttgcttctccccctagactcagaaacaagaacatctgaatgtgtagtcgatgtaccttgtgactttcttctcatctcttcattcaaaacactgctcttggcaagatccatagagattacaccatcaggagcagaattggacaatgacattctgagaatttcccacgagtctggtaaggagccaagaagtaacaatccttgaacctcttcatcaaacttgatacccatggaagataactgattcataattccatggaaattattcaagtgatctgtcattgatgtcccatctgtatacttcaaagccaacaactgcttgatcaaaaacatcttgttattcccagtttttcgagcatacaactgttcaagcttaatccaaagagtccgagcatgtgtctctccaataatatggttcaacacattatcgtcaacccactgcctaatatatccacagacttgtctatgcaacaaagtccaatcatcatcagatttatcattaggcttctctgtaccaaaaactggttgatgaaaattcttgacataaagcaaatcttccattttttacttccacaaatcataattaggaccattaagagtgatcatcctactagtattagtattagcttccattgttcacaaactcacaagcccagaaaaataccaacaagctctgatgccagtatgaaaagagcctagcagcggaaacgacacaaatgtccaatacaagaacaatatggaagcactcacaacacaatatggcagcaactataacaagcaaatatagcaagtaaagcaataataagaacacaccgagattttaacgtggaaaactccctcaatgtgagaggtaaaaaccacgagtcgtccagaccaatgaaatagctccactataatcaaatgaggtacaagagagtctcaaacaaagcacaaaaatgtgcatataaccagccaaaacatcaaagcaccaaagctcacaaatgaaaagcaagaagatgaaatatacccaaaaacaGAGCTactgtcgaagccaatttctccctctgcagacctccaattaaaatcttcaccgtccagaatgaagaactagatgtgaagaatctacagttcaaatttcacgtcgatccaacggtgaaagaatgagaaaataccgttccaaaattgctgctctgtgtaaaaacgggaaacctaatttctctcttgcaaagccaatttctctcactgcaaatctccaatcaacatctccaccgaccagaatgaagaacaagatgataggaacacgcagtttaaatttcaagccgatccaacggtgaacaattgagaaactgccatttgagatttactgctttgggcaaaaacgggaattctgtttttcccttctctctcacttggtggctactctctctcactctcaatgACCCCCAAAAATCTGAATTAGGATTGTGGCACAATGGGTGCAAGAGACACCTtcaaaatgttgggcttgggcctcacaaaggagagaaaaaaacccAACACAAGATTCATCGGCATAGTAACTAGTAAGTGCATTATTCACCAAGTAACAACACAGCAACGCAACGGACATTGTTATGAGAGTAAGTTGAAGGGGTCAGTAAGTTAGTTAACTATGCAAAGAATTTTTGtgtaaaacacaaaataataaatattttacgtTATAAACGGATAGAAGTAGCTATTATTAGTAATATCAACATCTTCGATATAAAATTTGGCTAAGGCTCGATGTTATTGATCGTGaaaaatattctttattttaaaatatataaataaatatataaaattagtgacctcaaaaaaaaaaaaaaaaaaaaaactcgacgTGTTATCTACACATTATTTAACTTTAGAGtctttggtttttttttctattcccaTTTGGATGTTAGTAATAatgtatctttcttttctttcatttggattttattataAGTCCTTATTCCCTGCGAATGAATGATTAACATCAAGAATTCCAAGCTAAACCGTGTAAAGTTGGAAAGTGGAAACTTATTATGGAAGAACCAGTCAACCATAATTAATGTGTTGACAAATCAACAAGAATCACTACTATATAATTGACttttactaatatttaaaaaatattattaaatcatattaaaatattatctatatatattagtaatattttaacaaatattaaatatatcatattttattaaaaagttttactaacattttttaaaaaatttaataatacttggtaaaaatattacaatagattTTCTATAGTAATATTATGAAAAATGTTATAATAGACTTTTTTTAGTAACATTTAAAGAAATGttacaataaatatattttgtaacatttaaaaaatattacaatagatattttatgtaacacttaaaaaaatgttaccataaatattttttgtaacacttagaaaaatattactaTAGATAGTTTTtataacacttaaaaaatgttacaaaagatttaaagtaatatttttttagttatattatattattttttattttatattatacataatataaatatactaaaattaattactacaacataaaatatttctacaactagaaaatggattaatacagacagatttacagacggatttagtctttattacagacggatttttggttagcgacgaaattaccgacggattttgtccctctataAAAgtcccgtcggaaattatttaccgacggattttttttccgtcgaaaaattacagacaaatttttaccagttaccgacggattttttctcTGTAAATTTTCTATCTATTTCCCAAAGACGACGCACTTTCAAACGGATTTtccgtctataattacagacggattttcatacggattttccgacggatttttcgtctgtaattacagacggattttccgacagattttccgtctgtaatttgaactttggaaaatcatctcacattctgattacagacagaaaattcgtctgtaaatccgtcagtaaggtaaaatagaattttttttatttttctaattacgaaataaacttgttttcatacaaaataaatataaatttaatataaattttatctaattttattcgaatatttataatatttcaaaaaataaacaaattcatcgtattatcaaactaaaagaaaagtactataaataaacaagtcaatataattcaaaacataaacaaagtatAATCCCCAAGCAACACTGGTTTACAAGGAAATACATGAGCACAGACTGAACATTAGTTGTTCAATTCTTCTAAGATCCATTCAAcgttttctctttctcttggCGACTTGTTCTGCTAAGACCTCTGGGTTTCTTCTGCGTGCCACAATAATTTTTTGAGGAGTGGAGGAGTGATAACCACTGcagaaagcatagaaaaacaattgaataaagaaaataaagcaaGGATCAAACGATTATATTCTACTTCATTCATTTAAACATGTTAAGAATTAATGAAAGCATATCGTGGCACTGGATTTGAAAGGTATAGTATCATAAGGATGCGACATTGGTTGATCACGGGGCCTATGAAACAGTAAGTGTGCTATAGATCGATCAATGGGGTTTGTGTCAGTTTCCATATCCATGAATCTCATACACCTGAATGAAGTTGCAGGTTATACTTATCAAGAAGATTAAATAGCATTATATTTttgcaataaattaaaaaagtttgTTTAACAGTACTTTCTATGCACTGACATTAAGTACTTATAACTCTGAGCAATAAAACTGAAGTGAAGACAGCAACCAATACCTGCTACCATTATGTGGCACCATTGATTTGCATGCTTGATCATCTCCGGTGCAACCATTTGCAATTGAGTCATTATGTCTTTGCTCGGCATTCTTAGCCAAACGGTATAGACTATCCCTTAGGCACAATTTGGTTCTAATATCCAACTGCAGCCAAGCAAAATTTTGTTACCGAAGTAAATTATAATCAATGAAACTGATGAACTTGCAGCAACAATTATAAATAGATAACAATTTTAGCATTAAAGATTTACATCTTGGAACCTTACCaaagaatgaaaaaggaaaagaaagattaTCACGCACATGCCTTAAAACACTGATGGCAGTGCGAAACTTCAAAGAGTCACTAGACCTTGAAGATAATGCCACCCATGAAAAGGACAGACCTACTAGGGAGGAGAGACTATTTCTTCCTGACTTGCATATAGAACAAAGCCCACAATATGCCACAAATTTATTACTTTGACATTTCTTGTATTCTCAATCCACTGAAGAATTTTCTTGTAAGGAGATAATATTCGACTGCGATCCCACTCATCCAAAACCTGTGATAATTCAGAGTTCAATAAAGATTCATTCAATCAATAAGAGCAAAGGCAAACAGCAAAGCACACAAATGGAGACAGAAATGTACAATAAAACTCAACAGAATCCACACACCAGTAAGTAGCAGCAGCACAAGAAAAGCTAATAACTAATCTTACAGTAGTTTTCAAAAtaaccataaaaattttaataaacgaAGTCTTAAATCCAATAATAAGGTACACAACACACAGGACTAGCAACCAGAAAGAAGTAAACtaaattcacaatattcacaaaatGCAGCTACTTACAGTGAGCTTAGTAAGCCCTTGAATTCCTTCCAAGGTTTCTAATTTGTTCTCCAAAACGGATAACAATTTCAAATTAACGCATGACCTCAACCCCTGCGGTACCATACATAAGAAGCCAATCAGAATGCCCATAAGATTTATTCtttcagaaaagaaagaaaaagagagtaCCTCTAGTGAAGTTAGGTTGTTGAGTTTAAGGTCGAGCTTCTCCAGATTGCTGAAGCTGGACAAACAAGAGACCTACGCATTTACCAAAACTGAAAAAGTTAATATATAAAATGATGATcaagaaatgaaatgaaacagtacaagtaatttaaattgcacaaTAATGAGAAAAGAAGTTGACTCCAGAGGAAACCACAATAACCAAACATAATTGAGGTGAAATATCTTAGACACCAAAATTTCAAGTCCTGACCCCATACtctctttttttgttattaagattgccaaaaaataaaaagagcacAACTAGCAAGATGACCCCATTAACTTTTAAGATATACTCAAGTTTTCTTGATATGAAGAATGTGAGTTTAAACCTTATTATTAATCATTACACAATAACTTTTATATGTCAACGTTTTAAACTTCAAAATTTAGTTAAGAGCCATGGTAGTGTAATACATCATTAGATACTTACAGATCTCCTTTTGACATATATCGCTTCACTATAATCTCATTTTGTTGGGCATCACGTCCACTAATAATCAAATAGTTCTCACTGCTAATGAACCAATTAAATTTCTCAAACCAGTGAACTTTTCGCATATGTGAAATTGTGGCAACACTTTTTtcctgaaaaaaaaattgttgaacaaatgaGCAAATTACATAAGTAGTCttttattttaagattaaaaAGAATAGATGAAAAGTTGCAAAAGCAGTCATATATAAAATGatgatcaagaaaagaaaaaagaaaaagactattAGCTTGGTTGTCATGCAGTTCTACATATTGCTCGTTCAGCGATAAAATGGCTATctttatctaaatatttattttatttatttttgggttaGACAAAGAAACTAAAGACTACTAAGGCACCCTCCAAAACAATAAAAGGACAGCAAAAAGGAAGAGCCTAATATCATAGATATAGCAAAAGGATAATTTTATTCCATGATCATAGCACATAGGAAGATCATACTGTATGAGCAATCAACATTTTTTGTCATTAAGTATATGAATATGAATAGCACGTAGGAAGATCATACTGTACTCTATGAATGATACACTATAGACTACCATAACAATATAGACATCCAAATTCCAAGAATGTTGCAGAAATACAAATTCAGAGTATCGAATACAACATAGTACAATACATGACAAGTATACAAAAAATCAGTCACACAAGTTCAAAAGTTTTTGCCAATAATATTTGATGCATATCcacatagaataaaaaaaaatgaagtatTTGTGCATCATAATCTTACCCTTATGAAACGATCTCGAACACTCTCAGCAGTGGCATAGTAAGCTTGCTCTAGCTCAAACTTGAGAGGGGAAAAATGAGGACTGAACTGAGCATGGTAACTGATATTGGAAGCAATCTCTTCAGCTTTTTCAGCTAACGGATGTGCCACTGCAGCAACCTTTGCTGCAGAAACACCATCTTTGCCTAGACAGtaggataaaataaaaagacaGTAGAAAGAGTCACTTTAAGCAGGAAATCTTTGCTTAGACATAGAAAATCACTCAGTACTCCTAATTAGCAGAGTAGTTAGCTAGAATGAAATAAATTACCTGTCACCAAAGAGGAAGCAATTTAGACTTATCACCTTTCATTTTGGCTTGGAGATTGGCTCACAATAACATCAACAGCAGCTTGGAGAACTTTATCATGAAGACAAGGAAAAGACTCCAGAATCCTAAaagtttatgttttaaaattgAGTGTACACATTATTGAGTCTGTAAATATGActttctttataaattttatagaGGCTAATCACATTCAGCAAATTTACATGACGAAAGAAAGATACCAGAACTTATTTTGCTATGTTAGAAGTGATATTGAAGCAATTTCATTCCCATTAACCTATATAAAAAGTTGAAAACAAGATAACCATTAGTCTGATTACAAATGCCCCATAATCAACATATCTAAAATCACCTTCCACATTCATAGTCTCATGGTTTCCATTTACCTAGATCAGGTAGATCCAATTATGGAAagttaattgaaaatttaaatagCAGAAGGTAATAGCAAGATTCTTAAAATTTTACAAATAACTCCTTAATAATTCATTGAGGTTTAATAGGAATTATTTTCTATTCCTTTCTCCAAGCTTAAGGGATTATTCCAAGTTCTAacatacaagttattttttaaaattaattttaaaatacaagaGAAGATCAATCTACGTTTCTAGTATTTCTATAAATTATCAATCCATAGAAAAGAAATCCAACACATCATTGCTTTACCTATCAAATTCTAATTCTATACACATTGGCAAAAGACTAGTgactcaaattaaaattaaagtttaaaactaAAAGCTATCGGTTTCTAAAAACAGGACATATACCGTTTCCCCACCAGTCCATAAGTCTTGATCATCAGAACTCAATACACCAGCCATTTCAAGTGCAGATCTAGCCAACTTAAGATCTCCATGTAGATCTCTAACTATTAAATGAAAATTGGCTCCGGTGAGATATATAAGAGACAAAAAGCATGCATTGCTGAAAAACATTATGTCTAAAACTAATTAACAAGGAAAAAACCTATAAGCATGTTAATAGAATCAATCAATGGAAAACATCCCCATCCATTGAAACTTTCACTTTGACATTGAGAATTTCATACTAGAGTTCCACCATATAAgggaatcaaataaaataaagcatGTATGCAGTTCATCATATAGTCTGAAATTTTCAATAAAAGCAATTAGTAGTAAAATAAGTGCATTGC contains:
- the LOC112756037 gene encoding protein LNK1-like; protein product: MCVIIFLFLFHSLLDIRTKLCLRDSLYRLAKNAEQRHNDSIANGCTGDDQACKSMVPHNGSRCMRFMDMETDTNPIDRSIAHLLFHRPRDQPMSHPYDTIPFKSSATICFH